A region from the Nitrospira sp. genome encodes:
- a CDS encoding tandem-95 repeat protein, with protein MPVLIGESTQPNDNGGNNEDAARLNLSTGLWWDSATTGRLESYVIEWDATEVLDQTDLLSYSIQSQTATGAFAINASTGELTVANGSLLNYESATSHSVTVRVTDSGGLTYDETFTINLTNVNEAPTGADATVTLTEDTAQALTPANFGFSDVDAGDSLSAVRIDTLPGAGTLTLSGAAVTAGQVVSVADLTAGNLVFTPAANAAGTGYANLTFSVRDSNNAYDAAPNTLTIDVTAVNDEPVVTVDPSDVNFTEQSPVGIDVNLTISDIDSGTMTGATVRISTNYESGADELTFTDQNGISGTWNSTTGTLTLSGTATVADYQTALRSIAFYNGSDTPSTLTRTIEWIVTDGTDPSAAAYRNITVSGVNDAPVNTVPGAQTVNEDTSFPVSGISVTDVDGNLSTVQLGVLNGTVTVTLQGAASISAGSNGTNTLTLSGSQVDINATLATLVYQGTSNYSGSDTLTVTSTDSNAVTDVDTVAITVNAVNDPTVVTGGTSGTGNEDTTITNTLTATDVDGLADGTVFTVSTAATNGVASIDPATGLWSYQPTADWNGTDSFTVTITDDAGNSTTQVISVTGTPVVDLTDDSLTTNEDTAISANVLTGTNGATADSFEGTPVLTGVTQGANGSVTFLADGTVTYTPNANFNGTDSFTYTITSGGVTETATVTVTVNAVNDATVVTGGTSGSGTEDTTITGTLTATDAEGLSDGTVFSVTGAATQGTASIDPATGLWSYTPTADWNGTDSFTVTITDDAGNTTTQVITVTVTAVNDASVNTVPGAQTVNEDTALPVSGISVTDVDGNLSTVQLGVLNGTVTVTLQGAASISAGSNGTAPSRSPAAKPTSTPPWLRWSIKGHRTIAAVTRSR; from the coding sequence GTGCCTGTACTAATTGGGGAGTCCACACAACCCAACGACAATGGCGGGAATAATGAGGATGCGGCGAGGCTTAACCTCTCCACAGGGCTCTGGTGGGACTCGGCAACAACAGGTCGACTGGAAAGCTATGTCATCGAATGGGATGCCACTGAGGTGCTCGACCAGACCGACCTTCTAAGCTATTCGATCCAATCGCAGACCGCCACAGGTGCGTTTGCGATCAATGCGAGCACGGGCGAACTCACCGTCGCCAATGGCAGCCTGTTGAATTACGAAAGCGCGACCAGCCACAGCGTCACGGTGCGGGTGACGGATAGCGGCGGGCTGACGTATGACGAGACGTTTACCATCAATCTGACGAATGTGAATGAGGCTCCGACCGGGGCCGATGCCACGGTGACGCTCACCGAAGACACGGCCCAGGCCCTTACCCCCGCGAACTTCGGCTTCAGCGACGTGGATGCTGGGGATAGTCTGAGTGCCGTGCGCATCGACACCCTCCCCGGAGCGGGGACCTTGACCCTCTCCGGCGCAGCGGTCACGGCAGGCCAAGTGGTGAGTGTGGCGGACCTCACCGCGGGCAATCTGGTTTTTACCCCGGCGGCCAACGCCGCTGGGACGGGGTATGCGAACCTTACCTTCTCCGTACGCGACAGCAACAATGCGTATGATGCGGCCCCCAACACCCTGACCATTGATGTGACGGCGGTGAACGACGAGCCGGTCGTGACAGTCGATCCAAGTGATGTGAACTTCACGGAACAGTCACCGGTTGGCATCGATGTCAACTTGACGATCAGCGACATCGATAGTGGCACAATGACCGGTGCAACCGTCCGGATCAGTACCAACTATGAGTCGGGTGCCGATGAATTGACCTTCACCGACCAAAACGGAATCAGTGGGACCTGGAACAGTACAACCGGCACGTTGACACTCTCCGGCACGGCCACAGTGGCCGACTACCAGACCGCATTGCGGTCGATCGCGTTTTACAACGGCAGCGATACCCCCTCCACCCTCACGCGTACCATTGAGTGGATCGTCACCGACGGCACAGATCCCAGCGCCGCCGCATACAGGAATATCACCGTGAGCGGGGTGAACGATGCCCCGGTGAACACGGTGCCGGGGGCGCAAACGGTGAACGAAGACACCTCCTTTCCCGTGAGTGGGATCAGCGTCACCGATGTGGATGGTAACCTCTCGACGGTCCAGCTGGGCGTGCTGAACGGGACCGTGACGGTCACGCTCCAAGGCGCGGCCAGCATCAGCGCGGGCAGCAACGGGACGAATACCCTGACGCTCTCTGGTAGCCAAGTCGACATCAACGCCACCTTGGCTACGTTGGTCTATCAAGGGACATCGAACTATAGCGGCAGTGACACGCTCACGGTGACCAGCACCGACAGCAATGCCGTGACCGATGTGGACACGGTCGCGATCACCGTCAACGCGGTGAATGATCCGACCGTGGTGACGGGGGGCACGAGCGGGACGGGCAATGAGGATACGACCATCACCAACACCTTGACGGCGACGGATGTGGACGGGCTCGCCGACGGGACGGTCTTCACGGTAAGCACCGCGGCGACGAACGGCGTGGCGAGCATTGATCCGGCGACGGGCCTGTGGAGCTACCAGCCGACGGCGGACTGGAATGGGACGGACAGCTTCACCGTGACGATTACCGATGATGCGGGCAACAGTACGACGCAAGTGATCAGCGTGACGGGGACGCCGGTTGTGGACCTCACCGACGATAGCCTGACCACGAACGAAGACACGGCGATCAGTGCGAACGTGCTGACGGGGACGAATGGCGCCACCGCGGATAGCTTTGAGGGCACCCCGGTGCTGACGGGGGTGACGCAAGGGGCGAACGGGAGCGTGACGTTTCTGGCCGACGGGACCGTGACCTACACGCCGAACGCCAATTTCAATGGCACCGACAGCTTTACCTACACCATCACGAGCGGGGGCGTCACCGAGACGGCGACGGTGACCGTGACGGTTAATGCGGTGAACGATGCGACGGTGGTGACGGGGGGGACGAGCGGGAGCGGCACTGAAGACACAACCATCACGGGCACCCTGACGGCGACGGATGCCGAGGGGTTGAGCGACGGCACGGTGTTTAGCGTGACGGGGGCGGCGACGCAGGGGACGGCGAGCATCGATCCGGCGACGGGCCTGTGGAGCTATACCCCGACGGCGGACTGGAATGGGACGGACAGCTTCACCGTGACCATCACCGACGACGCGGGCAACACCACGACCCAAGTCATCACCGTGACGGTGACGGCGGTCAATGATGCCTCGGTCAATACCGTCCCTGGCGCCCAGACGGTGAACGAAGACACTGCGCTTCCCGTGAGTGGCATCAGCGTCACCGACGTCGACGGTAATTTGAGCACGGTGCAGCTGGGCGTGCTGAACGGGACCGTGACGGTCACGCTCCAAGGCGCGGCCAGCATCAGCGCGGGCAGCAACGGGACAGCACCCTCACGCTCTCCGGCAGCCAAGCCGACATCAACGCCACCTTGGCTACGTTGGTCTATCAAGGGACATCGAACTATAGCGGCAGTGACACGCTCACGGTGA
- a CDS encoding cadherin-like domain-containing protein encodes MAACSITKAATNHTVTVRVTDSGGLTYDETFTINLTNVNEAPTGVDATVTINEDTAHTLSTANFGFSDVDAGDSLSAVRIDTLPAAGTLTLSGVAVTAGQVITVVDITAGNLVFTPAANATGTGYANLTFSVRDSGNVYDAAPNILTIDVTAVNDAPVNAVPGRRAWRKTRPWR; translated from the coding sequence ATGGCAGCTTGTTCAATTACGAAAGCGGCGACCAACCATACGGTGACGGTTCGGGTCACCGATAGTGGCGGTCTGACCTACGACGAAACGTTCACGATCAATCTGACCAATGTGAATGAGGCCCCGACGGGCGTGGATGCCACGGTTACGATCAACGAAGATACCGCTCATACCTTGAGCACGGCGAACTTTGGCTTCAGCGACGTGGATGCGGGCGACAGTCTGAGCGCCGTGCGGATCGACACGCTGCCCGCAGCCGGGACCTTGACCCTCTCCGGCGTAGCGGTGACGGCGGGGCAAGTCATCACGGTGGTCGATATCACCGCTGGCAATCTGGTCTTTACCCCGGCGGCGAACGCGACCGGGACGGGGTATGCGAACCTCACCTTCTCCGTACGCGACAGCGGCAATGTCTATGATGCGGCCCCCAACATCCTGACCATCGATGTGACTGCCGTGAATGACGCGCCGGTGAACGCCGTGCCGGGGCGCAGAGCGTGGCGGAAGACACGCCCTTGGCGCTGA
- a CDS encoding PAS domain-containing protein, with the protein MNRVSPTVLISLCLVCVTIGAMLAGQAIVGLTPDKGKEVFEARKTLSENLAVQYSLLAASGQTTTIETAMRALVERNAEILSAALQTAEGEPLAAAGDHLRHWVQPSGQRSTPTHIQVPIYKGATHWGTLQLSFRALGDVSGKKFYEDAWVRYVLLVAVLGFIGYFTFMKRTLRHLDPSEMIPPRVKSTLDSLTDGVVMVDLSGSIVLANDTFCRLTERSLSSLLGVSLSHLPWVHDQGMPLAADYQFPWQAAADHPRGRQGIRFGYRTKEQALQTLSVTTTPIQDQDGRSRGVLVSFHDVTAVDRANSQLREAITQLEQSRTQVLSQNEQLEHTNEVLQIEIEERKRIQLEREQLNKQLLESSRLVGMADVASTVLHNVGNVLNSVNVSVDVVTNLLKQTPMNDVALIASMLQEHKHHLGAYLSETQEGKQIPSYLSMLAEAVTQNQTLVQKELDGLGRNIEHIRQVVDRQVDLARPGGTILEPVNFQDLMEQALAIHVSAFESRGYEIERRADAIPEGMCDRHQVLQILVNLISNAKNAMDMMPGTRHRLTVQFGRAEDRTGFVRFQVSDTGVGIAPEHLGRLFTQGFTTRPEGHGIGLHSAALAAKNLGGTLHGRSEGQGQGAVFVLDLPFIPIEVPA; encoded by the coding sequence ATGAATCGGGTTTCGCCTACTGTCTTGATCAGCTTGTGCCTGGTCTGCGTCACGATCGGCGCCATGCTGGCCGGACAAGCCATCGTCGGATTGACCCCTGATAAGGGGAAAGAAGTATTCGAGGCGCGGAAGACCCTCAGTGAGAACTTGGCGGTGCAGTATTCCTTGCTGGCGGCTTCGGGACAGACGACGACGATTGAAACCGCGATGCGCGCCTTGGTTGAACGTAACGCCGAGATCCTTTCGGCAGCGCTTCAGACAGCGGAGGGGGAGCCACTCGCTGCTGCGGGCGATCATCTCCGCCATTGGGTGCAACCAAGCGGGCAACGATCGACGCCCACTCACATCCAAGTCCCCATTTATAAAGGAGCCACGCATTGGGGAACTCTCCAGCTGTCATTTCGCGCGTTGGGAGATGTGTCGGGCAAGAAATTCTATGAAGACGCGTGGGTGCGATATGTGCTGTTGGTCGCGGTCCTGGGATTCATCGGATACTTCACGTTTATGAAACGTACCCTGCGACATCTCGATCCATCCGAAATGATTCCGCCTCGAGTCAAATCCACACTCGACAGTCTGACGGATGGCGTGGTGATGGTCGATTTGTCCGGCTCGATCGTGCTGGCCAACGACACGTTCTGTCGACTGACTGAACGATCACTCTCCTCGCTCTTGGGCGTATCCTTGTCCCACCTGCCGTGGGTTCACGATCAGGGAATGCCATTGGCAGCAGATTATCAGTTTCCATGGCAAGCGGCCGCTGATCACCCGCGCGGGCGACAGGGAATCCGGTTTGGGTATCGCACCAAAGAACAGGCGCTTCAGACGCTCTCCGTGACCACCACGCCGATTCAGGACCAGGATGGCCGCTCGCGCGGTGTGTTGGTGTCGTTCCACGATGTCACGGCCGTTGATCGTGCAAACTCGCAACTCCGAGAAGCGATTACCCAGCTCGAGCAATCCCGCACACAGGTCTTGTCGCAAAACGAACAGCTTGAACACACGAACGAAGTGCTCCAGATCGAGATCGAAGAACGCAAGCGTATCCAGTTGGAACGGGAGCAGCTCAATAAACAGCTTCTAGAAAGTTCACGGCTGGTGGGCATGGCGGACGTCGCGTCGACGGTCTTGCATAACGTGGGGAACGTACTGAATAGCGTGAATGTGTCCGTGGACGTGGTGACCAATCTGCTCAAGCAGACGCCGATGAACGACGTGGCGTTGATCGCCTCGATGCTCCAGGAGCACAAGCATCATCTCGGGGCCTATCTCTCTGAGACCCAGGAGGGGAAACAAATCCCATCGTATCTCTCCATGCTGGCGGAAGCCGTCACGCAAAACCAAACGCTCGTTCAAAAAGAGCTGGACGGGCTCGGTCGTAATATCGAGCATATTCGGCAGGTTGTGGATCGACAGGTTGACCTGGCCAGGCCAGGCGGTACCATCTTGGAGCCTGTGAATTTCCAAGACCTCATGGAGCAGGCGCTGGCCATTCATGTATCGGCGTTCGAGAGTCGTGGGTATGAGATCGAGCGACGTGCTGATGCGATTCCGGAGGGCATGTGTGATCGTCATCAAGTCTTGCAGATTCTGGTGAACCTGATCAGCAACGCAAAGAATGCTATGGATATGATGCCGGGTACGCGGCATCGATTGACGGTGCAATTCGGCCGTGCAGAGGATCGCACCGGCTTTGTGCGGTTTCAGGTGTCTGATACCGGTGTCGGGATTGCGCCGGAGCATCTCGGGCGACTCTTCACGCAGGGTTTTACCACCAGGCCGGAGGGGCATGGGATCGGACTCCATAGCGCCGCACTCGCTGCCAAGAACCTTGGTGGGACGTTGCACGGACGAAGCGAGGGGCAGGGACAAGGGGCCGTCTTCGTATTGGATTTGCCGTTTATTCCGATTGAGGTGCCGGCATGA
- a CDS encoding tandem-95 repeat protein produces MAEDTPLALSGISVNDVDGNLSTVQLGVLNGTVSVTLQGGATISAGSNGTNTLTLSGSQVDINATLATLVYQGTSNYSGSDTLTVTSTDTNSGTDVDTVAITVNAVNDPTVVTGGTSGSGTEDTTITGTLTATDVDGLADGTVFTVSTAATNGVASIDPATGLWSYTPTADWNGTDSFTVTITDDAGNSTTQVISVTVTPVVDLTNDSLTTNEDTAISANVLTGTNGATADSFEGTPVLTGVTQGANGSVTFLADGTVTYTPNANFNGTDSFTYTITSGGVTETATVTVTVNAVNDATVVTGDERERH; encoded by the coding sequence GTGGCGGAAGACACGCCCTTGGCGCTGAGCGGCATCAGCGTCAACGACGTCGACGGCAATCTGAGCACCGTGCAGCTCGGCGTGTTGAACGGGACCGTGTCAGTCACACTCCAGGGTGGAGCGACGATCAGTGCGGGCAGCAACGGCACGAATACCCTGACCCTCTCCGGTAGCCAGGTCGACATCAACGCGACGTTGGCTACGTTAGTCTATCAAGGGACATCGAACTATAGCGGCAGTGACACGCTCACCGTGACCAGCACCGACACGAACAGCGGGACCGACGTGGATACGGTCGCGATCACCGTCAACGCGGTGAATGATCCGACCGTGGTGACGGGGGGCACGAGCGGGAGCGGCACTGAAGACACGACGATCACCGGGACCCTAACGGCGACCGATGTGGACGGGCTCGCCGACGGGACGGTCTTCACGGTGAGCACCGCGGCGACGAACGGCGTGGCGAGCATTGATCCGGCGACCGGGCTGTGGAGCTATACCCCGACGGCGGACTGGAATGGGACGGACAGCTTCACCGTGACGATTACCGATGATGCGGGCAACAGTACGACGCAAGTCATCAGCGTGACCGTGACGCCGGTGGTGGATCTCACCAACGATAGCCTGACCACGAACGAAGACACGGCGATCAGTGCGAACGTGCTGACGGGGACGAATGGCGCCACCGCGGATAGCTTTGAGGGCACGCCGGTGCTGACGGGGGTGACGCAAGGGGCGAACGGGAGCGTGACGTTTCTGGCCGACGGGACCGTGACCTACACGCCGAACGCCAATTTCAATGGCACCGACAGCTTTACCTACACCATCACGAGCGGGGGCGTCACCGAGACGGCGACGGTGACCGTGACGGTTAATGCGGTGAACGATGCGACGGTGGTGACGGGGGACGAGCGGGAGCGGCACTGA
- a CDS encoding cadherin-like domain-containing protein produces MSDGTVFSVTGAATQGTASIDPATGLWSYTPTADWNGTDSFTVTITDDAGNTTTQVITVTVTAVNDAPVLTANTGSTVAEGDTDTIVASELAVTDVDTTDAQLTYTIGTGPIHGQLELISAPGVPTTTFAQADIAGNRVVYVHDGSETTSDSFTFTMSDGAGGSLGATTVTLTITPVNDAPTITSNGGGSAASINVAENVSAVTIVTGADVDLPSQVLTYSLNGGADQALFTIDASTGVLNFAAPPDFEVATDANGDHVYVVQVRVIDSQGASTTQMIQVTVTDVAETVVAPSNVLTIPPVLLSPSLRESEKRSQPVVIERNELPANLSTTTTEQPSKPAETAVHRSGEMMPSATPIESPIFIKQEDIRRYDTAKLEPVMSRWDESSAASPFTIMPVEPEQPVDSKVPEDQPSVSDVLLAKLDAMAKSLEEEVGVEQEHEMMVARVAALGGTTLSVGFVAWAVRSSAILASCLTTLPVWKSFDPLPVTKLSRQERDSRRKATDAAQRQEQDEFDGLEKFF; encoded by the coding sequence TTGAGCGACGGCACGGTGTTTAGCGTGACGGGGGCGGCGACGCAGGGGACGGCGAGCATCGATCCGGCGACGGGCCTGTGGAGCTATACCCCGACGGCGGACTGGAATGGGACGGACAGCTTCACCGTGACCATCACCGACGACGCGGGCAACACCACGACCCAAGTCATCACCGTGACGGTGACGGCGGTCAATGATGCTCCTGTCCTGACTGCTAACACCGGCAGCACTGTTGCCGAGGGTGATACGGACACGATTGTAGCGAGCGAACTGGCTGTTACAGACGTGGATACCACCGATGCTCAGCTGACCTATACCATCGGCACAGGACCAATACATGGACAATTGGAGTTGATATCGGCGCCGGGTGTTCCTACCACCACCTTCGCCCAAGCCGATATCGCCGGCAATCGTGTGGTCTACGTACATGACGGGTCGGAAACTACCAGTGACAGCTTCACCTTTACCATGAGCGATGGGGCTGGTGGTTCGTTAGGAGCCACCACCGTGACCTTGACGATCACGCCGGTCAATGATGCGCCCACCATTACCAGCAACGGAGGCGGGTCGGCGGCCTCGATCAATGTCGCGGAAAATGTCAGTGCGGTGACGATCGTGACCGGTGCGGATGTGGATTTGCCGAGTCAGGTCCTCACGTACAGTCTCAACGGTGGGGCGGATCAGGCGCTCTTCACGATCGATGCTTCAACCGGTGTGTTGAATTTTGCGGCTCCTCCAGATTTTGAAGTGGCGACCGATGCGAATGGCGACCATGTCTATGTGGTTCAGGTCCGAGTAATCGACAGTCAGGGAGCCAGCACTACGCAGATGATCCAAGTGACGGTCACCGATGTGGCCGAGACGGTTGTTGCACCATCGAATGTTCTGACGATTCCCCCTGTGCTTCTCTCACCCTCGTTGCGTGAATCTGAGAAACGCAGCCAACCTGTGGTCATTGAGCGGAATGAACTACCGGCAAACCTCAGTACGACGACCACTGAACAGCCAAGCAAGCCAGCTGAAACAGCGGTCCATCGAAGTGGCGAGATGATGCCGTCGGCCACGCCTATTGAATCTCCCATTTTTATCAAGCAGGAAGACATTCGACGGTATGATACGGCCAAGCTTGAGCCGGTGATGTCTCGTTGGGATGAGTCGTCAGCTGCGTCACCGTTCACCATCATGCCCGTGGAACCGGAGCAGCCAGTTGATTCGAAGGTACCGGAAGACCAGCCTTCCGTTAGTGATGTTCTGTTGGCCAAACTCGATGCGATGGCCAAGTCCCTAGAAGAGGAGGTCGGCGTCGAGCAGGAACACGAGATGATGGTGGCCCGAGTGGCTGCCCTGGGTGGGACGACCCTATCGGTGGGATTCGTGGCCTGGGCGGTTCGAAGCAGCGCGATTCTGGCCAGCTGCTTGACCACCCTTCCAGTCTGGAAGAGCTTCGACCCGCTTCCTGTCACCAAATTGAGCCGACAAGAGCGGGACAGCCGCCGGAAGGCGACCGATGCGGCCCAGCGTCAGGAGCAGGACGAATTCGACGGACTCGAGAAGTTCTTTTAA
- a CDS encoding cadherin domain-containing protein yields MTAVNDAPTDLSTGIELNTDGGNDAYLISDTGLSQSLNATTVEIRFAATDTPLETVLMSFNNPAGDELSIQLDDPSNNLEIDFGAGTVAYASAIDYRAALVDGTVHTLSVTWDNTAGNWSVYIDGAHIESGTGLSVGTALDTTNGQFVFGQEQDGLDSGYDSSQCFSGTIYDVRIWNDVRSAGEIAQHYQQQLDLTPAEAAAVGLVANWQMDGFDGSSQVVDIVSGNNLSIAHASGTGFTAGTVNAQLSIDENSTNGSYVGFVTAQDPDAGETFSFSLTDSAGGRFAVNTSTGEITVANSSLLDYESSATHNITVRVTDSGGLTYDEVLTIQVNNLEDVPVNQVPGAQSTNEDTTLTFNAANGNLISIADDAGEPLVVTVAVNNGTVTLSGTTGLTFTAGDGTGDATMTFSGTVEDINAALDGLQYDPTADYSGSDTFTITSYDQTLYSLDLDANLQGPLHLRRQPCNDAARARAGRHLGSMRP; encoded by the coding sequence GTGACGGCGGTCAACGATGCCCCGACGGATCTGTCTACCGGTATCGAACTCAATACGGATGGCGGAAATGATGCCTATCTGATCTCGGATACCGGGTTATCACAGTCGCTGAACGCAACAACGGTAGAGATTCGTTTCGCCGCAACTGATACGCCGCTTGAGACGGTGCTCATGTCCTTCAACAACCCCGCCGGCGATGAGCTCAGCATTCAGCTTGACGACCCGTCAAATAACCTTGAGATCGATTTTGGTGCCGGTACCGTGGCCTATGCGAGTGCGATCGATTACCGGGCAGCCCTGGTGGACGGTACCGTCCACACGCTGTCGGTGACGTGGGATAACACCGCCGGTAATTGGTCTGTTTACATCGACGGCGCACACATCGAATCGGGTACCGGGCTCAGTGTGGGAACCGCGCTGGACACGACCAATGGTCAGTTCGTCTTTGGTCAAGAGCAGGATGGCCTCGATAGCGGGTATGATTCGTCTCAATGCTTCTCCGGCACCATCTATGACGTCCGCATCTGGAACGATGTGCGATCCGCCGGTGAGATCGCCCAGCACTATCAGCAACAGCTCGACCTGACACCGGCCGAAGCCGCTGCCGTCGGCCTGGTGGCCAACTGGCAAATGGATGGCTTCGATGGCTCTAGTCAGGTCGTCGATATCGTCAGTGGCAATAACCTCAGCATCGCGCATGCCAGCGGGACGGGATTCACCGCAGGTACCGTGAATGCGCAACTGTCGATTGATGAAAATAGCACCAACGGCAGCTACGTTGGTTTTGTGACGGCACAAGACCCCGATGCCGGTGAGACGTTCAGCTTCAGCCTCACCGATTCTGCCGGCGGACGGTTTGCCGTCAATACGTCCACAGGGGAAATCACGGTGGCGAATAGTTCACTGCTCGACTACGAATCGTCCGCGACTCACAACATTACCGTGCGGGTGACCGATTCCGGCGGGCTGACCTATGATGAGGTCCTGACGATTCAAGTCAATAATCTCGAGGACGTGCCGGTCAACCAGGTGCCGGGGGCGCAGAGCACCAACGAAGACACGACGCTCACCTTCAATGCCGCCAACGGCAATCTGATCTCCATTGCCGACGATGCCGGTGAACCCTTGGTCGTCACCGTAGCTGTCAATAACGGCACTGTGACGTTGTCGGGCACGACCGGCCTGACCTTCACAGCCGGTGACGGGACGGGCGATGCCACCATGACCTTCTCAGGCACGGTAGAAGACATCAATGCTGCGCTGGATGGTCTGCAATATGATCCTACAGCCGACTACAGCGGGAGCGATACGTTCACCATCACGAGTTACGATCAAACACTCTACTCCTTGGATCTTGATGCCAATCTCCAAGGCCCTCTACACCTTCGACGGCAACCCTGCAATGACGCAGCCCGGGCACGCGCAGGACGGCACCTTGGATCAATGCGGCCTTGA
- a CDS encoding response regulator: protein MTMPSTERNRRILIIDDNRTIHEDFQKILVPQSTLAGLQQARAALFKRGTGDPLAIDPFQLDFADQGQQGYDKIVSARTDNHPYAVAIVDMRMPPGWDGLTTIEHILKADSEIQVVICTAYSDYSWVQIVERLGVNDRVLILRKPFDSIEVQQIASALTRKWELGRKVAAHTIEMQRRNEDLERMNTVLQAAKVAAESANQAKSEFLAHMSHEIRTPMNGMIGMVELLLSGDLSDKQRHFAGTARQSGLALLQVINDILDLSKIEADKLDLEPVEFDLRESVQNVVTLFAVSAEQKNLHLHCEIAPELPSRLRGDVGRLRQILMNLIGNAVKFTERGQIAVCIQPCGDGRGHTTMKVLVRDTGIGIPREAQPHIFEPFTQADGSMTRRFGGTGLGLTIVKRLVEMMGGTIGVDSVPGTGSTFWFTARFELVAASNGSAAAAGRSSANSSRAGCASSMPIYGPDIRIPARILLADDDPVNREVLLGMLEVCGESAVAVETGRQVLDVVDQSPFDLVFMDCEMPEMDGLTATREIRRQGITRSDGTPIRIVALTAHALETHRIACTAAGMDDYISKPVSLEQIAHALKRWMPLASSRAA from the coding sequence ATGACGATGCCATCGACAGAACGGAATCGCCGGATCCTCATTATCGACGACAACCGGACGATTCACGAAGATTTTCAAAAAATTCTCGTTCCCCAGTCCACCCTGGCTGGGTTGCAACAAGCGCGCGCCGCACTGTTCAAGCGTGGAACGGGTGATCCGCTGGCGATCGATCCCTTTCAGTTGGATTTCGCCGATCAGGGGCAGCAAGGCTATGACAAGATCGTCTCGGCGCGGACAGACAATCACCCCTATGCTGTGGCCATTGTCGACATGCGAATGCCACCTGGTTGGGATGGCCTGACGACCATTGAACACATCTTGAAGGCGGACTCGGAGATCCAAGTCGTCATCTGTACCGCGTATTCGGACTACTCGTGGGTGCAAATTGTTGAACGTTTGGGTGTCAACGATCGGGTCCTCATTTTGAGAAAGCCGTTCGATTCCATTGAGGTGCAACAGATCGCCAGCGCCCTCACGAGAAAATGGGAGCTGGGGCGAAAGGTCGCTGCCCACACGATCGAGATGCAGCGTCGCAATGAAGACCTCGAGCGAATGAATACCGTCTTGCAAGCGGCAAAAGTAGCAGCTGAGAGCGCCAACCAAGCCAAGTCGGAATTCCTCGCGCACATGAGCCATGAAATTCGCACGCCGATGAACGGCATGATCGGGATGGTGGAGTTACTGCTGTCCGGCGACTTATCGGACAAGCAGCGACATTTTGCCGGCACGGCTCGACAGTCAGGACTCGCGCTGCTTCAAGTGATTAACGATATTCTGGACCTGTCGAAGATCGAGGCCGATAAACTCGATCTCGAACCAGTGGAGTTCGATCTCCGCGAAAGCGTCCAGAATGTCGTGACGCTATTTGCGGTATCGGCGGAGCAGAAGAACCTTCATCTCCATTGCGAGATCGCGCCGGAACTTCCGTCTCGTTTGCGCGGAGATGTCGGACGATTACGGCAGATTCTGATGAATCTGATCGGGAATGCGGTGAAATTCACCGAACGGGGACAGATTGCCGTGTGCATTCAGCCTTGCGGCGATGGGAGAGGGCACACGACGATGAAGGTCCTGGTTCGCGATACCGGAATCGGGATCCCGCGTGAGGCCCAGCCGCACATCTTTGAACCGTTTACTCAAGCCGACGGGTCAATGACTCGACGATTCGGTGGAACGGGGCTGGGTCTGACAATCGTGAAGCGGCTGGTTGAGATGATGGGAGGGACGATCGGGGTCGACAGTGTTCCGGGAACCGGCTCTACCTTCTGGTTCACGGCCCGATTCGAATTGGTCGCTGCAAGCAATGGGTCAGCAGCGGCCGCTGGTCGATCATCGGCCAACAGCAGTCGGGCCGGGTGTGCGTCTAGTATGCCCATCTATGGACCGGATATCCGAATCCCAGCGCGTATTCTGCTTGCCGATGACGATCCCGTCAATCGGGAGGTGTTGCTCGGCATGCTCGAGGTCTGTGGAGAATCGGCTGTCGCGGTCGAGACCGGACGGCAAGTGCTGGACGTGGTGGACCAGTCGCCCTTCGATCTCGTGTTTATGGATTGCGAGATGCCGGAAATGGACGGCCTCACCGCGACAAGAGAAATCCGCCGGCAAGGCATTACCCGATCTGATGGGACCCCCATCCGTATCGTTGCACTGACGGCCCATGCCTTGGAGACGCACCGAATCGCGTGTACTGCCGCCGGGATGGATGATTACATCTCAAAACCTGTCTCACTTGAACAAATTGCTCACGCCCTCAAGCGATGGATGCCCCTTGCGTCATCCCGCGCTGCCTAA